A single Neospora caninum Liverpool complete genome, chromosome VIIb DNA region contains:
- a CDS encoding GDA1/CD39 (nucleoside phosphatase) family domain containing protein, translating into MGEQHGMLFAQHLDHLQRVKQARGEGNDEKQPAREAQSRVNGEPPELVNTEEGVELYLQRLRVIVNRIVQTEEQKRRTFVFFRGTAGMRDLSDDQRKSLLEKIRAALSTWGFQLPAGSTGVSILEGSEEGVMRWLMLNQLLGNFDGANQLIRVDPDHLMRQKANRDSNSSAPHEDSLDEDAPKSEKEARPVELGSATAEDPDVRKQPKEKRRAGLIEMGGDSAQVVIQIPSDLRPSNVYSPLFSRVDLVHKARGNKRGFKALLPPIRSHRPAGFPGSSVEDFTEVDLCTERQILYAKSYVGLAAACFSAGHRRGVVEHIHETVQHAFEQRKTAIREGRAVPPTRERPFEVSIPCLPSDVRAHVQLSHLRQKPAFDSGLFMSLHDQGDLRRDERETETQADSTKPWRATRYHPAGVPQTRESSDALNRRMKADRGAGLMDSIHHIAVQGASDTVACTERVALTSNGIPAFPFTIHPEIPLYATEDFNSFKELVLPAGQPQFSGAKLAQEATRLCKIRQVEDVAKAIHVSAGRETAQTACFGLVLMSQFLTRVLRLERERAILAVNAVDGIETSWTAAIPMLYLAHVIKERKQRSPPYDGNLSFSSGGSASGTESGEPTPFMHGEQNQKERRDSDMTREEL; encoded by the exons ATGGGGGAACAG CACGGCATGCTCTTCGCGCAGCATCTCGATCATCTGCAGCGCGTAAAGCAGGCACGAGGCGAAGGGAACGATGAGAAACAGCCAGCAAGAGAGGCTCAGTCTCGCGTGAACGGTGAGCCGCCTGAACTCGTTAACACCGAAGAGGGAGTAGAACTGTATTTGCAGAGGCTGCGAGTAATCGTCAACCGGATCGTTCAAACGGAAGAACAGAAGCGGCGGACATTCGTGTTCTTTCGAGGAACAGCCGGCATGCGGGATTTGTCAGACGATCAGAGGAAGAGCTTGCTCGAGAAG ATTCGGGCCGCCTTGTCCACTTGGGGCTTTCAGCTGCCGGCGGGTAGCACGGGCGTGAGCATCCTCGAGGGATCCGAAGAAGGCGTCATGCGCTGGCTCATGCTGAATCAACTTCTAGGCAATTTTGACGGGGCGAACCAGCTTATACGGGTCGACCCCGATCATCTGATGAGGCAAAAGGCAAATCGGGACAGCAACTCTTCCGCACCGCACGAAGATAGCCTGGATGAAGATGCGCccaagagcgagaaagaggctaGACCTGTAGAATTAGGCTCCGCAACAGCCGAAGACCCAGATGTCAGGAAGCaaccgaaagagaaacgacgagcgGGACTCATCGAAATGGGAGGCGACTCTGCACAAGTCGTCATCCAGATTCCCTCCGACCTGCGGCCTTCGAATGTCTACTCACCTCTTTTTTCGAGAGTAGATCTAGTGCACAAAGCACGTGGCAATAAGAGAGGTTTCAAGGCCCTCTTGCCTCCAATCCGCAGTCACCGCCCCGCTGGATTTCCGGGTTCTTCCGTCGAGGATTTCACCGAAGTCGACCTGTGCACCGAACGCCAAATCCTCTACGCGAAGAGCTACGTTGGCTTGG CTGCCGCGTGCTTCTCCGCAGGTCACCGGCGCGGCGTGGTGGAGCACATCCACGAGACAGTCCAGCACGCGTTTGAGCAACGCAAAACCGCCATCCGAGAAGGCCGAGCAGTCCCGCCCACTCGCGAGAGGCCTTTCGAAGTGTCCATCCCGTGTCTGCCTTCAGACGTCCGCGCCCATGTGCAGCTGTCCCACTTGCGCCAAAAGCCTGCCTTCGACAGCGGTCTGTTCATGTCTCTGCATGACCAAGGCGACttgaggagagacgaacgcgaaacagagacacaggcggaCTCAACGAAACCGTGGAGAGCCACGCGCTACCACCCTGCTGGCGTGCCCCAGACCAGAGAGTCTAGCGATGCTCTCAACAGGCGCATGAAGGCTGACAGAGGCGCCGGGCTGATGGACAGCATTCACCACATCGCAGTGCAAGGAGCCTCCGACACTGTTGCGTGCACGGAG CGCGTCGCTCTTACGTCGAACGGCATCCCCGCTTTTCCTTTCACGATTCACCCCGAAATCCCTCTCTACGCGACGGAGGATTTCAACAGCTTCAAGGAG TTGGTTCTCCCTGCAGGACAGCCGCAATTTTCCGGAGCGAAGCTTGCACAGGAGGCAACGCGCCTTTGCAAGATTCGTCAGGTGGAGGATGTGGCGAAGGCAATCCATGTCAgtgcggggagagagacagcgcaaaCTGCCTGCTTCGG cCTCGTCCTCATGTCGCAATTCCTGACCCGCGTGCTTCGACTGGAAAGGGAGCGTGCGATCTTGGCTGTCAACGCG GTCGATGGCATCGAAACCTCCTGGACTGCAGCTATCCCCATGCTGTACCTCGCGCACGTGATAAAAGAACGGAAGCAACGATCACCCCCATATGATGGAAACTTGTCATTCTCCTCGGGTGGATCAGCTTCTGGaacagagagcggagagccAACGCCTTTTATGCATGGCGAGCAAAATCAGAAGGAGCGCCGAGATTCTGACATGACGCGGGAGGAGTTGTAA